Proteins from a single region of Hordeum vulgare subsp. vulgare unplaced genomic scaffold, MorexV3_pseudomolecules_assembly, whole genome shotgun sequence:
- the LOC123418300 gene encoding ATP synthase subunit beta, chloroplastic yields the protein MRTNPTTSRPGVSTSEEKSTGRIDQIIGPVLDVTFPPGKLPYIYNALVVQSRDTADKQINVTCEVQQLLGNNRVRAVAMSATDGLMRGMEVIDTGAPLSVPVGGATLGRIFNVLGEPVDNLGPVDSSATFPIHRSAPAFIELDTKLSIFETGIKVVDLLAPYRRGGKIGLFGGAGVGKTVLIMELINNIAKAHGGVSVFGGVGERTREGNDLYMEMKESGVINEKNIEESKVALVYGQMNEPPGARMRVGLTALTMAEYFRDVNKQDVLLFIDNIFRFVQAGSEVSALLGRMPSAVGYQPTLSTEMGSLQERIASTKKGSITSIQAVYVPADDLTDPAPATTFAHLDATTVLSRGLASKGIYPAVDPLDSTSTMLQPRIVGNEHYETAQRVKETLQRYKELQDIIAILGLDELSEEDRLTVARARKIERFLSQPFFVAEVFTGSPGKYVALAETIRGFQLILSGELDGLPEQAFYLVGNIDEASTKAITLEEENKSQK from the coding sequence ATGAGAACCAATCCTACTACTTCTCGTCCCGGGGTTTCCACAAGTGAAGAAAAAAGTACAGGtcgtatcgatcaaattattggaCCCGTGCTGGATGTCACTTTTCCCCCGGGCAAGTTACCTTATATTTATAACGCTTTAGTAGTCCAGAGTAGAGACACTGCCGATAAGCAAATTAATGTGACTTGTGAGGTACAACAATTATTAGGAAATAATCGAGTTAGAGCTGTAGCTATGAGTGCTACGGACGGGTTGATGAGAGGAATGGAAGTGATTGACACGGGAGCTCCTCTCAGTGTTCCGGTCGGTGGAGCTACTCTCGGACGAATTTTCAACGTTCTTGGGGAGCCTGTTGACAATTTGGGTCCTGTAGATAGTAGTGCAACGTTCCCTATTCATAGATCTGCGCCTGCCTTTATCGAGTTAGATACGAAATTATCCATCTTTGAAACAGGTATTAAGGTCGTCGATCTTTTAGCTCCTTATCGACGTGGAGGAAAAATAGGACTATTTGGGGGGGCTGGAGTAGGTAAAACAGTACTGATCATGGAATTAATCAATAACATTGCTAAAGCTCATGGGGGCGTATCCGTATTCGGTGGAGTAGGGGAACGGACTCGTGAAGGAAATGATCTTTATATGGAAATGAAGGAATCCGGAGTAATTAATGAAAAAAATATTGAAGAATCAAAGGTAGCTCTAGTCTATGGCCAAATGAATGAACCACCGGGAGCTCGTATGAGAGTTGGTTTAACTGCCCTAACTATGGCAGAATATTTCCGAGATGTTAATAAGCAAGACGTGCTTTTATTTATCGATAATATCTTTCGTTTTGTTCAAGCAGGATCAGAGGTATCCGCTTTATTAGGGAGAATGCCCTCCGCAGTGGGTTATCAACCTACTCTTAGTACAGAAATGGGTTCTTTGCAAGAAAGAATTGCTTCTACTAAAAAGGGATCTATAACTTCGATTCAAGCAGTTTATGTACCTGCGGACGATTTGACCGACCCTGcccctgccacaacatttgcacaTTTGGATGCTACTACCGTACTTTCCAGAGGATTAGCTTCCAAGGGTATTTATCCAGCAGTAGATCCTTTAGATTCAACATCAACTATGTTACAGCCTCGGATCGTTGGCAACGAACATTATGAAACTGCGCAAAGAGTTAAGGAAACTTTACAACGTTACAAAGAACTTCAGGACATTATCGCAATTCTTGGCTTGGATGAATTATCGGAAGAGGATCGTTTAACTGTAGCAAGAGCAAGAAAAATTGAGCGTTTCTTATCACAACCGTTCTTTGTGGCAGAAGTTTTTACTGGTTCTCCAGGAAAGTATGTTGCTCTTGCGGAAACTATTAGGGGATTTCAACTAATCCTTTCCGGAGAATTAGACGGCCTACCTGAACAGGCTTTTTATTTGGTGGGTAACATCGATGAAGCTAGCACGAAAGCTATAACcttagaagaggagaacaaatcgcAGAAATGA